The Anaerolineae bacterium genome includes a region encoding these proteins:
- a CDS encoding peptidase M19 has product MIVVDAHQDIAYNALQYGRDYTRSAWATRQQEAAAGRLSGGLAANGLPDALLGRLAVIFATLFAEPDWAPFTADKKLGYSTPEQAYRQALRQWDYYQRLADEHPQIALIRTQGDLDAVLASWAPGTTLADHRVGLALLMEGADPILEPRQVEEWVERGVRIIGPAWSETRYAGGTGRPGPLTPLGRELLDTMAGFNLILDISHMTEEGLLEALDRYPGPIIASHSNPATFWDNHRNLADHHILRLAERDGVMGVVLYNRFMNPAWYPGAPKSATPLQRVVEVIDYVCQLTGSAAHVGIGTDVDGGFGADEMPDGIDTVTDLLQIGEALQARGFNPSDVEAIMGGNFLRVLRRALPA; this is encoded by the coding sequence ATGATCGTCGTCGATGCGCACCAGGACATCGCCTATAACGCGCTGCAATACGGACGGGACTACACCCGCAGCGCCTGGGCGACCCGTCAACAGGAAGCCGCCGCCGGTCGTTTGTCCGGCGGCCTGGCGGCCAATGGGCTGCCGGATGCCCTGCTGGGGCGTCTGGCAGTCATTTTTGCCACCCTCTTCGCAGAGCCAGACTGGGCGCCCTTTACGGCGGACAAAAAGCTCGGCTACAGCACGCCGGAACAGGCTTACCGCCAGGCCCTGCGCCAGTGGGACTACTATCAGCGGCTGGCTGACGAACACCCGCAAATCGCCCTGATCCGTACACAGGGCGATCTGGACGCCGTGCTGGCAAGCTGGGCGCCGGGGACAACGCTGGCCGATCACAGGGTAGGGCTGGCCCTGCTCATGGAAGGAGCCGACCCGATCCTGGAGCCGCGCCAGGTTGAGGAATGGGTGGAGCGCGGCGTGCGCATCATCGGCCCAGCCTGGTCAGAGACGCGCTACGCGGGCGGCACCGGTCGCCCCGGCCCGTTGACGCCCCTGGGCCGCGAATTGCTGGACACGATGGCCGGCTTCAACCTGATCCTGGACATCAGCCACATGACCGAAGAAGGCCTGCTGGAGGCGCTCGATCGCTATCCGGGGCCGATCATCGCCAGCCACAGCAACCCGGCCACCTTCTGGGATAACCACCGCAACCTGGCCGACCATCACATCCTGCGCCTGGCCGAACGCGACGGTGTGATGGGCGTGGTGCTCTACAACCGCTTTATGAATCCGGCCTGGTATCCTGGCGCCCCCAAGTCCGCAACGCCCCTCCAGCGCGTGGTGGAAGTGATCGATTACGTCTGCCAGTTGACCGGCAGCGCAGCGCATGTGGGCATCGGCACGGACGTCGACGGCGGCTTTGGCGCTGACGAGATGCCTGACGGCATCGACACTGTCACCGACCTGCT
- a CDS encoding thioredoxin domain-containing protein — protein sequence MTAETRQRKAARDLERRRKQQLYLLIAIVAVAVVALGVIVLTTQQLTQSAQQAAQIAESETYAGIERSVTEDDKFALGNPDAPLTIAEYSSFSCGHCLGFHDNQFPQLLEYIRDGSVYFVYVPVAFDQYAAAATVAAYCAGQQDRFWEMHDILFGYFAEFSINGYTRGRFDAAANALGLDQAAFDTCLESSEASNWMSASTDLLRQLAQEYPEVTGTPTLTFNGVPPEWGSGAPPMDFIRQKIAEAAG from the coding sequence ATGACGGCTGAGACACGGCAGCGCAAAGCAGCCCGCGACCTGGAACGTCGGCGGAAGCAGCAGCTTTACCTGCTGATTGCGATCGTCGCAGTGGCGGTTGTGGCGCTGGGAGTAATCGTCCTGACAACGCAGCAACTCACCCAGAGCGCGCAGCAGGCCGCCCAGATCGCGGAGAGCGAGACCTACGCCGGAATCGAGCGTTCGGTGACCGAGGATGACAAGTTTGCGCTGGGCAATCCTGATGCCCCGCTTACCATTGCCGAATACTCATCGTTCAGTTGCGGCCACTGCCTGGGCTTCCATGACAACCAGTTTCCACAACTGCTGGAATACATTCGAGATGGTTCGGTCTACTTCGTGTACGTCCCGGTCGCCTTTGACCAGTACGCCGCTGCTGCTACTGTAGCCGCCTACTGCGCGGGCCAGCAGGACAGGTTCTGGGAGATGCACGACATCCTCTTCGGCTACTTCGCCGAGTTCAGCATCAACGGCTACACCCGGGGCCGCTTTGATGCTGCGGCTAACGCCCTGGGCCTGGATCAGGCAGCCTTTGACACCTGCCTTGAGTCGTCCGAAGCGTCAAACTGGATGTCGGCTTCCACCGACCTGCTCCGCCAGCTGGCCCAGGAGTATCCCGAGGTGACCGGCACGCCAACCCTGACCTTCAACGGCGTCCCGCCGGAGTGGGGTTCGGGCGCGCCGCCCATGGACTTCATCCGTCAGAAGATCGCCGAAGCTGCCGGTTAA